Genomic DNA from Parambassis ranga chromosome 5, fParRan2.1, whole genome shotgun sequence:
gaggaggaggtgagcagcATGGACGAGGGCTCACtggacaaagacagacagaaagacaaagtCTCCCTCTCTCAAGCCAGAGGGGGAGGaaacacactgtgtctgcagagagaatgagacacagacagggaccAATGAGAACCGTGGTGATGAGTTTCAATAAACATTCTGTGATCATAAACAGAGGCCTGAGTGGGACTGTCATTTATCTCCCAAGACTCATCTGATTTGGGGCACAAAATATTTTGACATGTCCTGGCTAAAGTGTTTAAATATGATAGAATCGACAGAATCAAGGCTTGAAATATCAAAGTTCTAAATAAGGTATAAAAGAAAACCAGCCCACTCTGGAATGAAGCTGTGCTGAACTAAACCCCATGAAATCACAGAAAAGCAGGAAAAATATATTGAAATATTATTAAATACTTATAACCGTTTCAGAGGGATGACGTTTCCAAAAGTCCAAACCCCAAATACAAATGTAGACCAGGCAAGCAGCAACCTCAAGGTCTGAGGAATTAAGCCAGTCAGTGTCAAAAACTGCGgttccccctgtggcctctaggggcaggctgagtcaatcctcatagaaATACATttgggccccgttcacactggagaaagtcattccagctagagtaggattgagcccagacagcctttaagctggatgcgttcagacctattttcaaatctggctagcatacacttgtgtccgcactcaatccggcttcatccagcgtgtttgatgtcctccaaaccactaggtggcgcctcataatatacagagtccattaaggctgcggtaggaccgcgtgtgcgcatgcgttgtgtgttttttttttgtcccgtgttgcgccccgtgaaccggaagtagcatgtcgctaaccggaagtagcatgtcgctagccggattcgctagccacatttgttttcacacctgagccacatttgagccaatccggctagatccacctctcataggtggatctagccagattgaaatcaaactggatacagccggattcgaggtgttcacactcagaaaaaaaccatCTGGATGCAgccctaatcccgctttagccagatttatttccccagtgtgaacggggttaCAGCCTGCTACAGAAACTCTTCTGTAACGACTCAGAGGGCTGAACTGTATTGTATAACTCACTTGTTATAATTACAACTTAATTACATTGTGACTTTGTGGCATGGCCGTCTGATTCAGGCAGCTCTACCAGCTCCATCCTGCTTTAACCATAATTGCACATTCTATGAGTGAAACATACACACTTCTGTATTACACCTCATGATTATTGCAGGAGAAGTTTCCCTGTTTCTGCCCAGATCTCTGCAGAGCTACAGTCAGTTATGATTTTTGAAGTTTTGTACTCATGTTTTGTACTCTGGGAGCCTGCCTCAGGTGGCCATTATAGGAACTGCACCTTATGGCACTTTCAAAGTGAGTTAGCATCTACACTCCAGAGATTGCTGCTTGGCTTTGTCTTGTAATTGTACAATTTCTTTCTACATTACGCCAATGAATTATCAATAAGCCACTCATAAGAAAATATAAAACTGATCTACACATTTAATTTTTTGTCATTCAGGACTGCTGTCCTCCAAACGGTGTAATCTCTCATTGACCCACCTTGCCTCGGAGCATGGCTTTGACAGCTATGCGGCCTATGAGGTAGAACCAAATGATATGCAGCACCTGGAGGACCGACAGTAATAAGTTGAAGACCCACCAGGACGGGAAGGGTCCGACTATGTCCCAGCTTTCAAACATAGTGGAGTTCAGGAGCCTTTTGAAAGAAGGAGACAAACAGATGCATGAGTGCTGAACAGCTTGGGTTAtcatcttacacacacaaatTATCGCTGAGGGAGGGATGAAATAATCGAGCCGAGTTTAATCATATTGTTTACCAGCTGTCATCTAATTGGAGCTCATTGTAAGAGCACAGATTGTAATTCCCATTTGGTTGTCAATGCCAACCAAGCAGGCATAGATACACTGTAATGTCAGGTGAGTGGTAGATGAGCTCATGTCTTCCTTTAAATCCGGCTGAGTGACAGCTCGTTGTCAATGGACCCACCTCCCCCAGCACAGGTATGGATTTCAGTCAGGTAGCTGCAGAGGCAACACTAGCTTTATCACTCATCCACACCAAGACACTGAATATAGCTGCTCAGGTTACTTTCACCACTGATAGGTTCCCTATTGTCCGTCTCTCTGGAGGTTCAGCTCTGACATCGCAGTCTCTGTCGAGGAAGTCAGTATCTAATCAGCCCTTaaacagtcaacacacacacatctctagACAACGAGCATAACGATGACACTGTAGGCGTCCTGGAAATTGCCTCATCTGATTCGCAGACTGGTGGAAGTTGCATCACAGTGTAGCTGTTTCTAAACATAGAGCTTTTtgtcctttatagggctgtgtattggcaagaatctagcgatacgatacatatcacgatacaatacgatataacccgatactgtaacaaagacgtTATATATtgcgattttatatatatatatatatattttttttttcatcattcatcattttttttcagcctcatctgaatactaataatacatctttcacaagaacaaaatgtttaattataattattttaattataagaacattgcacaatgcaactgtagctcacattcaagttgtttttatgctgaaagagacagtgtgcaccacaaaagtaagatgttgaaattaatgtttgctcataaataattaataaaaaaatcgatttggccacagcttaaatcgataccagtatctccaaataaaatatcacGATATatcacagaatcgattttttcttacaccccttAAAAGCAGCAGACTACAGGCTGCCCGTGCCACCAATTACTGCAACAGGATATGTACATATATGAAATTACAGTTACTTAGTCAAAGCAGACTATGATTATAATGTTAAAGGAAACAACGCTCACAGTTTTCCTCCCGGAGCTCAGTCCCTAGACTGTGTATTAACAACAGACAAAGCCTCTGGGATGTTACACATTGGTTTCTGAGGAGTCTCTGTCAGAGGTTTAACTCTCACCATGACATGCCCATAATAATTAAAACCAGAGAGTTACATACAGCGGTCACAAGAAGGGAACTTAACAATAGAAAAGAATTTCTGCTGTATAGTTGGACCTGTCAAAGTACGGCCCCTGGGCTGGACCCGGCCTTCAGTGGGGTCCACGGACCATTCCAGTCCGCAAACAACCCCCCCTGTCTCTTCCCTGCTGTAGTGCTGCAGTCATCCTATCTACACGGTCGTGCTGTTAACACAAACTGGGTGTGGGCACGGAAACTCAAAGGCACATTCAGGTGTGATCGCAGTGTTGTAGCTGACATATTTCCCTGTTGTCTGTGGAGGCTGTTTTTTATTACTTCATGAGCTTCAGTTTTTAGCCCTTGAGGTCGCTTGCCTCGATCAGTCACAGTCAAAACTGAAGGTTAATTATGCTAAAtaattctgattggctgacttGTGTCCATTCATCTCTGGTAAAGGACACTGAACAGTTGAAGTAAAAACTCACCTATTCTATAGGTTCTATAGGTTTAATATAGTAACAACATTTTTAGGTGTGAAAAATACAGATAGTAATTCTTGCTGTTGAGCAGTGTCCCTTCATTCCATACAGGTCCAGTTTACATTATACTGGTTTATATTAAAATAGGCCTTATTTAGAATATAGTGTCCACATGTGATATATACAGTATACGAAgtaggggtgtaagaaaaaatcgattctgtgatatatcgcgatattttatttggagatactggtatcGATTTAAGCTATGGCCAAATCAATtttatattaattatttatgagcaaacattaatttcaacatCTAACAAGCTTCGCATACtcatatatataaaatcgcAATATACaccgtctttgttacagtatcgggatatatcgtgtatcgtgatatgtatcgtatcgccagattcttgccaatacacagccctaataCAAAGCGCTGTCGATGTCAGTGTTTGGAGGATCTTCGAACATTCATGCAGCATGTTCAGAATGTTTGTGACACATGTCGTCTCCCCAAAGCCATCAAACATTTGTGCAGCATAGTTCTGCTATTTACTCCATTGCTCACCATATTGGGTATATTAGAAGCCGTGTGATAAAGAATACAACACTAAACACAATGAAGAGGAAGTCACACAGGCGCTGGTACTTGGCATAGTTGGCCAGCTTGGCtgcctgtaaaataaaaaaggaaacagaaagaaaacattaagTGGTTCCACAGAACAAGCCCAGGTCAGCGTCACTGACTAGGATGCTGACTGTCATTAAGCAATACAAATCCTGAACATAAAAGCTGAGACAACAGAAGTCATTTCTCTACATTATATTTTCTAATTTTGTTCAGTGCTTTTTAACCTAACTACAGTACAGGGTGGATTACATCTCACACTGTTTCCTCCCAGCACTGACCTCTAGCAGGAAGTCAGAGGcatcatggacacacagcacCAGGCTGCCCACCCGTGCCATGTTGTTGACGTATGAAAAGCTGATGAGGCCGACTGTAGCCAGGTGATGGATGAACATGATCAGGAAGTCCTGAGACCAGGAAAGGGGAGAAAGAGATGGTGAGATCACTCTGCATATACACCACCGTTCAAAAGTCTGGGGTCTCCAGGCCAGTTCtatctctgatcagcataacagttcagctgtgctaataTCATTTCACAGccttttaacacgattagctaacacaatgtagcattagaacacaggagtgatggctgctgggaaagggcctctgtatacctttgtatatattccattagaaatcagccttttctaactagaatagtcatttaccacattaacaatgtctacactgtagtctgattactttaatgttatctttattgaaaagaaaaacatttaaaaaaaataaataaagacatttccaagtgaccccaaacttttgaacggtagtgtatatgtACACTGGAAGCTCTTCTGTAGAACAtcactgaatacacacacacgttactATGGTAACCTCTTAACTTTATTAACCTGTTGATGACTAAATGTGTAATAAATACCCACTGCTGTAACTTGTGTTTAATGCTAACCCTAAACAAAGACAGTGAACATTAAGCCTGTTTAGCATCAACATCACAGCAGTGCGACATGTCGACATGTTAGCGTGCTGACATTAGCACTGCTTTGCTTAAACAATGACACAATGGCTGCAGGTTTTATAAGCTCTTCCTCCCATAGAGGACACTAAAAACCTAAAACCTACACAGTGCTAACTcactaaaacacaacaaattgcTTTTATAATCTGTATCAAGAGAAGTGAAATGGGTTAAAACTACACAAGACTGACAATAAATAAGGGCTATAATAAAGTGCATGTGATGTGAATGAACAAACAATATACTCAAATTATAAGTGGTTGTCTTATCATTATTCCGACAACAGCAGTACCCCCAGCCCCAACTTATCATTATAGCCATGGATGGTTATCTTGTCCCCATCTCCTCCTCACATATGGACTGCATATGTACATTCTCACCCACAGAGCACAGCACCTCCCACCTACATTTCTGTTCTATTGTATGGCTCTTCCTCTCTTGTGTCTACCTACAACTACCGAAATAAACCAGGTTTCATCATCACTGTTTCACTCACTCAGTTTATTACAGAAAGTCTTGGCCAGCTCAAGAAGATACAGGTAAAATAACCAGAATaacaatgacacacagacagagacttGAGAGCAAAGCTAAGACAGCAGACATGTGCGTTTGACAGTCTTTGCTCACAGTctgtgctgacagcagcagacacacacatacaatacataTGTACTGGATCCATCCCTGTGTCTGACCCTGCTAAAAGGCTTCATATAGTCCCATGATTAGGAGACTTGTCTGCCTCATGTGTATCATTTCataaacaataaatgaaattaGCCATAATTCGAGCAGACTATATCAAATAAAGGAAGACTTTtgttgtgtaaaacacacacatattacagcagagtgtgtgcagcTCCTGCTACAATGCGTGCGCTGGCATTCTGAGGAATTTCTGTAATTCTAATGGACTTAGGCCTGCTCCATCCTGCAATCACATGACAGCGTGTGCCCTCGTGCTGAAAATACAAGGCCTTCCCAGACGGAGCAGCATCAGCTGCACCCCGCCTCCTCccgaaaacaaaaaacaaaaaacatgtgacacctcccctcctcctcctccagtcaaACAACGGTGAGTAATGGCAGTAAAACCAGTGGATGCACTTTCacttgtgtgcacatgtttgaTAGACTTTtgcatcacatacacacatgcaaactgtTCACACATTCCCTGCTGCCACTGCCGAAATGAGGAACAATGGACGTATTGACCAATGTGTAACCGGGAGTGGCAACTGTGCGAGTGTGGTCTGATCCAACAGCAGACGATACTGCAGCGTTCCCCTTACCTTCCGCTTAATGTCGGTGAACTGGGAGAACATAAGCGACCAGTAGAAAGCCAGTTCTGTCACGTAGTAGTGATAAAGACCCGGAGTCATTGcctgaagacacacagagacacacacgcacacacagacacacacacacagagacacacgcccacacagacacacacacagagacacacacacgcacacacagacacacacacacacagagacacacacgcacacagacacacacacacagagacacacgcacacacagacacacacacagagacacacacgcacacagagacacacacacacagagacacacacgcacacagacacacacgcacacacagacacacacacacagagacacacacgcacacagacacacacacacacgcacagacacacacagacacacacgcacagacacacacacagagacacacaggcacacagacacacagacacacacacaaagacacacacagacacacacacacacagagacacacacgcacacagacacacacacacagagacacacaggcacacagacacacacagagacagacacagacacacagacacacacgcacagacacacacaaagacacacacacacacagagacacacatgcacacacacacagacacacacagagacagacacagacacacagacagacacacacagagacagacacagacacacagacagacacacacagagacacacacagagtcacacacacacagagagagacacaaaagaCAGGTTCAAATAAGGAAAAACACTTGATGCATCTCAAAGTGAATACACATGTGACCACAATGTTCAACAAGTCatcacgacacacacacacacacatcctgcccTAGTGAGTCATCACACTCCCCAAGTTTGCTTAAACAACACGGCGACAGAAGCCGCACTCTGCAGTAAACTGTCATTCCTCATGTGTCTGgtgtaacacaacacacacgctGTGAAGGATTACGGGCTGATATCATTCATATACACAGTAATGCTAATAATTTAGAGCAAATGCCTCTCTGTGAAAGCTCccattcatccaggtcaaagtatGAACAAAAATCCATCTTAATCTCAATGGTTTGATACAACAAGAGATATTAAAGGGTGAGAGGCAGCAGGCCTCCCTGCTGGGGAGGGAAGTGGAAAACATAATACAGCAGTGACAGAGATACAGAAGAAGTGTGCAGGGGGTTCAGTTTTCATAGAGAAAATCAGAGCAGATCCATTTTTGTCATGTATTTGGTAACAGGCTTGACCCGAGGCCTTCAGGGGGTTGAGCAAAAATAAGCAAGTAAACCAAAGTGAGGTGGAGAGGAGCCATCTTTTATCAGGCTACATTCTGAGGAGATCAAATCTTACACTTGAACACACTAAGATTCATTTTATAATCATCGGCTATCTGAGTAGCTGAGAGACAAATGACGGTGATCCAGCCGGCCAATCACGAGGTAGGAATGATtgcaatgcttttttttttttttttttaaacaaactgtCATAGTGTATACTTCTTATCTGAAGCTAGTTCTCTGCACACGTGACTGTGATTGTTTTGGTACGGGATCCCAGACCCATTACACTGAGAGAAAGCTCATCGTGGAGTGAATGTGTACGGCTGGCCAGGCTGTGAGACTGTTGGTTTAAATTACAAGAAATTACCTGATAGGGGTAACCGTACCAGCAGTGCCGTGTATCCCATGCCCAAGGGCACTAcagtaaagaagaagaacatcaAATTAGCaccaaaaacaaactgcatCAGGATCTAGTgatattaataacaataaacactTCTCCTTTGTGTCCTACTTCTTCTTTGGATGTCCTTACCTGCCACAGAAACACAGCCCCATAGGTAAAtatacacaaataaaatgtaaatctcCACCTAGacgcaagaagaagaagaagaagaagaagcaaatTACGCCTGATATCACAGAGAAAGATCAGAAAACCCTCCATTACAGTCCATGCATTAGTCCTTTATTCAAATGTAACCTGAATCTGATGTTAgttgtcaataaaaaaacaaactcccaACAAGAAGCATAACTTGAAAAACCAGAAATAACAGAGTGAAATCTCATTgctgtcctcacaaagacagattATATCAGACCcgtacaaaaaataaaaaaagatgagcACCGTGTGCACAACAGGAATGGACCTACATGCTCTCGCAGAACTTGGTGTGGTTGCTGGGTTTATCTTGGTTCCTGCGGCGTCTGAACCAACGCTGCACCCTTCGCACCCCCCAGTCAAGCTGCTTGGACATGCCATCCAGATGGCGAGAGTCTGGATTCTGTCACGACAGACAAGAACAACAGACAAATTAGTCTGgaagacacatacacatacatactcAGAAACCATGATCTAATTACTCTAAAGATAAGAAACAGCAGGTGTCGTATTGGTGTTGTAGATTGTAGTCTTATTCCAGAAAGCTTCAGCCTGCTTGGTCTTGAGAAGCTAATTCAGCCCAACATATCTAGGGACATTCTGCCATTCGTAtgtgctgctgcctgcaggTGGACAAGGTGCTACAAGGTATGGTGGAGGTTTTGACTCCTACAAACGGCAGCAGCACAACAACTGGACTATGACTGTAAATGTAGGAGGGAACTATTAATCAACATGACCTCCATTAGCCTCACAGATATGAGA
This window encodes:
- the cers5 gene encoding ceramide synthase 5 — encoded protein: MAALSAWFWNERFWLPHNVTWADLADPAPGVEYPKAGHLFTALPLALVIFAVRIFFERFIASACARSLRIAEGVGRRAQPNAVLEKVFTSITKNPDSRHLDGMSKQLDWGVRRVQRWFRRRRNQDKPSNHTKFCESMWRFTFYLCIFTYGAVFLWQCPWAWDTRHCWYGYPYQAMTPGLYHYYVTELAFYWSLMFSQFTDIKRKDFLIMFIHHLATVGLISFSYVNNMARVGSLVLCVHDASDFLLEAAKLANYAKYQRLCDFLFIVFSVVFFITRLLIYPIWLLNSTMFESWDIVGPFPSWWVFNLLLSVLQVLHIIWFYLIGRIAVKAMLRGKVCNDVRSDIESSSGDESDGPSEDFKTSPHNTKGENGTNGHCAAATKAQAQNHNSW